The following proteins are co-located in the Desulfonatronum thiodismutans genome:
- a CDS encoding ATP-binding protein: MTPLSLKDVLIEKLAEAISAPLPVFTPRQIRGVVSLPGKATAVVGMRRAGKTTFLHQLRRDKFNQGTPLTHLPYLNFEDERLAGLEAVHLGFLLDEFARRTTGGPGPVRATWFFDEIQVVPGWERFVRRLLDTGASDVVVTGSSAALLSREIATALRGRAWEASLYPFSFAEAMRHQGRDIPPEAAFLSGMERAGIERAFLDWLTVGGFPEVQGLDQGSRRRLLQDYVDVAILRDVVERHGVSNVIGLRWLVRHLLGNAAGTFTVEKFHAGLKSQGVAISRDTVHQLLAHLEDCFLVRAVWMEATSERQRMVNPRKTYPIDPGLIPLFDRSGRRNHGHALETAVLIELERRRCAATYVRTPEGHEVDFLARDPLGNETLIQVCLDASEPTTAHRELRALAEAARPHPKAGKLLLTLNKDGAPADIPEDVTVCPAYEWMLTEPTE; encoded by the coding sequence ATGACCCCGCTATCCTTGAAAGATGTCTTAATCGAAAAACTGGCTGAAGCGATCTCCGCGCCATTGCCGGTTTTCACGCCCAGACAGATCAGGGGGGTTGTTTCCCTGCCTGGAAAGGCCACTGCGGTAGTGGGAATGCGCCGGGCCGGAAAAACCACGTTTCTGCATCAGTTGCGCCGGGATAAGTTCAATCAGGGTACGCCCCTCACCCATCTGCCGTATCTGAATTTCGAGGATGAGCGCCTCGCCGGCTTGGAAGCAGTCCACCTCGGTTTTTTGCTTGATGAATTTGCCCGGCGGACGACAGGGGGACCAGGTCCGGTTCGAGCAACGTGGTTTTTCGATGAAATCCAAGTGGTCCCGGGTTGGGAACGCTTTGTTCGGCGTCTCCTGGATACCGGAGCAAGCGATGTCGTCGTAACGGGTTCATCCGCCGCCCTGCTTTCGAGGGAGATCGCGACAGCGTTACGAGGCCGGGCCTGGGAGGCGTCTCTCTATCCGTTCAGCTTTGCCGAGGCCATGCGCCATCAGGGTCGGGACATTCCGCCGGAGGCGGCCTTTCTTTCCGGAATGGAACGAGCCGGAATCGAAAGGGCGTTCCTGGACTGGTTGACCGTCGGCGGTTTTCCCGAGGTTCAGGGTCTTGACCAAGGCTCCAGAAGACGACTGCTGCAGGATTATGTGGACGTGGCCATACTCCGGGACGTCGTGGAACGACACGGGGTCAGCAATGTGATCGGCCTGCGCTGGCTGGTGCGTCACTTGCTGGGCAATGCGGCGGGAACCTTCACGGTGGAAAAATTTCACGCCGGTTTAAAAAGCCAGGGGGTGGCCATTTCCAGAGACACGGTGCATCAATTGCTCGCCCACCTTGAGGATTGTTTTCTCGTGCGAGCGGTTTGGATGGAAGCGACGTCTGAACGGCAGAGAATGGTGAACCCCCGAAAAACCTATCCCATTGATCCGGGCCTGATCCCGCTCTTTGACCGCAGCGGACGCCGAAATCACGGCCATGCCCTGGAGACCGCCGTATTGATTGAGCTGGAAAGGCGACGTTGCGCCGCGACCTATGTCCGCACCCCCGAAGGCCATGAAGTGGATTTCCTGGCTCGCGACCCCCTGGGCAACGAGACGCTCATCCAAGTTTGCCTCGATGCCTCCGAACCGACAACCGCCCACCGGGAACTCCGGGCCTTGGCCGAAGCCGCCCGGCCGCACCCAAAGGCGGGGAAACTGTTGCTTACCTTGAACAAGGACGGCGCCCCCGCGGACATTCCAG